Below is a window of Haloterrigena alkaliphila DNA.
TCGCCGTCTCCTTCGGGCCGCCGTGGGGGCCGGGCGTCTCGAAGACCTCGTCGATCAGGTCCGGGATGGACTCGTCCCACATCCACTCGATGGCGTAGGCGGTGCCGTCCTCGTGGAGCCGTCGACCGACCTCCCGGAGGTGGGCGACGTTGCCCCCGTGGGCGTTGACGTAGACGATGCGGTCGATGCCGTGGGCCGTGAGATTTCTCGAGAGGCTTTCGACGTAGTCCCGAAAGACCGGCGCCTCGACCCACATCGTGCCGGGGAACTGCCGGTGGTGAGAGCTCACGCCGATCGGGACCGGCGGCGTACAGAGGTGGCCCGTCCGGTCGGTCGCCTCGCGGGCCAGCGCCTCCGCGATCATGTGGTCCGTCCCCTCGGGGAGGTGGGGGCCGTGCTGTTCGGTCGAGCCCAGCGGGACGACCGCGAGCGATTCCGCCGCCGCGTAGTCGCCGAGTTCCGGCCAGGACTGGTGGGCGAGGTACATAGTCGACGCATTCGGCGAAGTCGGAAAACAGTGCGTGCTGCGGAACCGGTCGCCGCCGTCGTCTCGTCCCATCCGTCCTCGGTTCGACTCGAGTTGGTTCGGGTCGGATCGATTCGACCCAGACGGGTTCAACTCGAGTCGGTCATCTCCGATTCGACCGCTGCCGTCGGTCTGCGCCGCCGTGCGCCGGTCCAGTTGTTACTCGAACTCCCTCGAGACGGCAGTTTATGATAACTCTTAATAGTTCACACCCGACGGATTATTACATGGCAGTCGTCAGCGTCTCGATGCCGGACGAACTCCTCGAGCGACTCGACCAGTTCGCGGACGAACACGGCTACACCGGGCGTAGCGAAGTCGTCCGAGAGGCCTCGCGGAACCTGCTCGGCGAGTTCGAGAACACCCGTCTCGAGGAACGGGATCTGATGGGCATCGTCACCGTCCTCTTCGACTACGAGACGACCAGCGTCGAGGAGCGGATGATGCACCTGCGCCACGAACACGAGGATCTCGTCGCCTCGAACTTCCACAGCCACGTCGGCGACCACTACTGCATGGAACTGTTCGTGCTGGAAGGGCGACTCGAGGACATCTCGACGTTCGTCGGGAAGATTCGCGCGACGAAGGACGCGCTCACCGTCGACTACTCGGTGATCCCGGTCGACGACTTCGATCCGATCGCGCAGGGCGACTGACTCGGGTCGCGTTCGACCGCCCGTCCGTTCGGGCGCCCGTCGTGTTCGAACGCCTAGTTTTACTGTGCGCCCGTCGAACGTGCGTGCATGACCTACCGGAAGGTGAACTACGAGGACGTCGAGCAGGTCTCGAGCGCGATGCACTTCCTCTCGGACCCGCTCGAGACCGAGCAGGTGGGGGTGACGGTGGCACGTTGCGATCCCGGCTGGAACAGCAAGCCACACGATCACACGGACAACGGCCACGAGGAGGTCTACGTGCTGATCGAGGGGGAGGCGACGGTCGTGATCGACGACGAACCGGTCGCGATGGAGGCCGGCGACGCGCTGTGGATTCCCCCGGCGTCGACCCGGCAGATCCGCAACGGCGACGCGGAGAGCGCGTTCGTCCTCGTCAGCGCGCCGAGCATCGGCGAAGAGGACGGCGACGAGGGGGAGTGGCTGCTCTCGGGCTTCGCCGGCTGAGTTCGACGCTGTGACGTTGCGGATCGGCGCCGTGACGCGAGGCGACCGTCGACGGCGCTCGAGGAAAATCGGTGTTCGGCGAGACTGCTCGAGGGACGGTCGGTGTTCGTCCAGACCGCTCGAGCGCCAGTCGGTATTCGTCCAGACCGCTCGAGGGATCGAGACGCGACCACCGATCGAAAGACGGCGGGACGGTTTTGTGTGCCGCCGTGGTCGTCACGGCCGGGTGACCGCCGATCTACTCGAAACACCACGCCGCCATCTCGCTCGTCGTCGCCGGCGTCCTCGCCGCCGTCCTGTCGCCGATCACCGTTTTCGGAACCGAGATTCCCGCCGTCGCGGTCGTCGCTTACGGCACCGCCGTCGGCGTGTTCATCGACGTCGACCACTTGCTCATCGCCCGCGTCAAGACCGGGTCGTGGGATGCCCTCCGATTCTGTCTCTCCAACCCGCTCGCGGCCGTCGCCGATCAGGGACGCATCTTCGGTCACGGCGACGTCGGCGTCCTTTCGCGACTGCTCAGTCACCTGCTCATCATCGGCGTCGTCGTCCCGACGCTGGCGCTGGCGAGTCCGTCCCTCGCCGTCCTGACCGGCGTCGTCCTCTACGTTCACCTCGTCTGCGACGTTGCGTGGGACCGCTGGCGACTCGAGCGCACCGCGAGCGAGTTCGACTCGATCGACGAACTCGTGCGGGGGCTTCGATAAATTCGACTTACGAATTGAGCAGTGGGTTCGGGATGAGAGGCGGGGAACTGACGCGAAGCGTCCTGCTATCGTGGCAACAGGGAATTGCCACGCCCTCCCCAGCCGATTCGCTCACTCCCTTCGGTCGTTCGCTCATCCCTCGCGTGAGTTCGTGCCGCGGTTCGCTGTGCTCATGGGTCGCTTCGCTCCCCATTCGCTTTCCGAGGTGCTCACTCCGTTCGCACCTCGCTTTCGCTCACCCCGGCACAGCACGCGCCACCGCATGCCAGTTAACCGTCTGAGCAGTATGTAGATCGCCTGTACTGGTGACCCGTGTGGATACCCTCGGTTGGACGGCCGCCGTTGGACCTCTACGCGTTCGCGTCGCTCTCGTTGGCGTCGCCGGCGTCGGCGTCGGAGTCGCCGTCCGCATCGCCACCGTCACTATCGTCTTCTGGCCCGTTCTCCTCGGATCCGTCCTCACCGTCTTCGGA
It encodes the following:
- a CDS encoding creatininase family protein, yielding MYLAHQSWPELGDYAAAESLAVVPLGSTEQHGPHLPEGTDHMIAEALAREATDRTGHLCTPPVPIGVSSHHRQFPGTMWVEAPVFRDYVESLSRNLTAHGIDRIVYVNAHGGNVAHLREVGRRLHEDGTAYAIEWMWDESIPDLIDEVFETPGPHGGPKETAMIMHIANELVHENRLEAARDGGAVFDYDAERVHGATTFYDCIENSPNGVFGDQTDATPEIGAELFEAATDQLVALLEWLDAQPIEDLMPEPYLEPRSGDGPESGDSR
- the nikR gene encoding nickel-responsive transcriptional regulator NikR, encoding MAVVSVSMPDELLERLDQFADEHGYTGRSEVVREASRNLLGEFENTRLEERDLMGIVTVLFDYETTSVEERMMHLRHEHEDLVASNFHSHVGDHYCMELFVLEGRLEDISTFVGKIRATKDALTVDYSVIPVDDFDPIAQGD
- a CDS encoding cupin domain-containing protein, with product MTYRKVNYEDVEQVSSAMHFLSDPLETEQVGVTVARCDPGWNSKPHDHTDNGHEEVYVLIEGEATVVIDDEPVAMEAGDALWIPPASTRQIRNGDAESAFVLVSAPSIGEEDGDEGEWLLSGFAG